Proteins encoded in a region of the Syntrophales bacterium genome:
- a CDS encoding TonB-dependent receptor encodes MKKLLTCVVIALFAGMSLPLPIFGQEVGKGEGKVMEEVVVTASRLEEPLRYSPDSVTVVTREEMQKKGKKTVIDVLRDVPGVSIAQYGQFGGGASIYLRGTNNAHTLIMIDGVRVGDPMATDGKMSISDLSTDNIERIEIIRGAQSVLYGSDAIGGVINIITRKGKGKPEFSFSTEGGSFETFRESLGVSGANDKVSYSASIFRLDTKGISMADEDLGNTEEDYYHDTNISARLDARISETVRVGFSVRHSESSKDLDGYDYVTYKFGDADEVQDTDITSVSTNFDQDIFDWWQHIIKLGTTETKREYTQNGAFNGTYKGTIRLASWQHNFFIKDMDTITAGFDYQEEKGDVQNPWGNIPEKKVETKSFFIQNKATLLKSLFLTLGARHDDHQTAGGEDTYKGALAYLFEPTGTKIRGSYGTGFHAPSLFQLYSSYGDPNLKPEESKGYDVGIDQELFAKKMVVSVTYFQTSIDDLIAFNLATYRYYNVGKVKTKGWETVFSFKPLDWLSFDASYTYTEAKDEAEGSTNEGKYLIYRPRHTGAASLNIKPWERFNININAQYVGKRYRNTGNTEEMPAYTLVNLAVAYDVANRFQVFGKVDNLTDKKYQSIYQYGEPGIGVYGGLKVTF; translated from the coding sequence ATGAAGAAGTTGTTAACTTGCGTGGTAATTGCCCTGTTTGCAGGCATGTCTTTACCTCTTCCTATTTTTGGACAGGAGGTGGGAAAAGGAGAAGGAAAAGTTATGGAAGAGGTTGTGGTCACGGCAAGCAGGTTAGAGGAACCGTTGAGATACTCCCCTGATTCGGTCACAGTAGTGACACGGGAGGAGATGCAAAAAAAAGGTAAAAAAACGGTTATTGATGTCTTAAGAGATGTGCCGGGGGTTTCCATTGCCCAGTATGGTCAATTTGGTGGAGGGGCATCTATTTACCTCCGCGGCACGAACAATGCCCATACCTTGATTATGATTGACGGAGTGAGGGTAGGTGATCCAATGGCTACCGATGGAAAGATGAGCATCTCTGACCTCTCCACGGATAACATCGAGAGAATCGAGATCATCCGCGGGGCACAGAGCGTGTTGTATGGATCGGACGCCATCGGGGGTGTGATCAATATCATCACCCGGAAAGGAAAGGGAAAGCCTGAATTTTCTTTTTCTACCGAAGGTGGTTCATTTGAAACCTTCAGGGAAAGCTTGGGAGTCAGTGGGGCAAACGATAAAGTTAGCTATTCCGCCTCTATATTCCGTCTGGATACTAAGGGCATTTCCATGGCGGATGAAGATCTGGGAAATACGGAAGAAGATTACTACCACGATACAAATATTTCCGCCCGGCTCGATGCCAGAATAAGCGAAACGGTAAGGGTAGGCTTTTCCGTGCGCCATTCCGAATCATCTAAAGATTTAGATGGCTATGACTATGTTACCTACAAATTTGGTGACGCAGATGAGGTTCAGGATACAGACATCACCAGTGTCTCCACAAATTTCGACCAGGATATCTTTGACTGGTGGCAACATATCATTAAGCTGGGCACCACGGAGACAAAGAGAGAATACACCCAAAATGGCGCCTTTAACGGGACATACAAAGGAACGATAAGATTGGCCTCCTGGCAACATAATTTCTTCATCAAAGACATGGATACCATCACCGCCGGCTTCGATTACCAGGAAGAGAAGGGGGATGTCCAAAATCCGTGGGGGAATATCCCTGAGAAGAAGGTTGAGACAAAGAGCTTCTTTATCCAGAACAAGGCGACTCTGCTTAAAAGCCTTTTTCTTACCCTCGGCGCCCGTCATGACGACCATCAAACCGCTGGTGGTGAGGACACCTATAAAGGAGCGCTGGCCTATCTGTTTGAGCCTACCGGAACCAAGATAAGGGGAAGCTATGGCACCGGGTTTCACGCCCCCTCTCTCTTTCAACTCTACTCGTCTTACGGTGATCCGAACCTGAAACCTGAGGAGAGTAAGGGGTACGATGTGGGTATAGACCAGGAACTGTTCGCCAAGAAGATGGTGGTGTCTGTGACTTACTTTCAAACCAGCATTGATGACCTGATCGCCTTCAACTTGGCTACCTACAGGTACTACAATGTCGGTAAGGTCAAGACGAAGGGATGGGAGACGGTTTTTTCCTTCAAGCCTCTGGATTGGTTGAGCTTTGATGCCAGCTACACTTATACCGAGGCAAAAGATGAGGCAGAAGGAAGTACAAACGAAGGCAAGTATTTAATATACCGGCCAAGGCACACAGGGGCAGCTTCCCTCAACATCAAACCATGGGAAAGGTTTAACATAAACATTAACGCTCAGTATGTGGGCAAAAGATACCGGAATACCGGCAACACCGAAGAAATGCCCGCCTACACACTGGTCAACCTTGCCGTTGCCTATGATGTGGCCAACCGGTTCCAGGTTTTCGGAAAGGTGGATAATCTAACTGACAAAAAGTATCAATCAATATATCAATACGGCGAACCCGGCATCGGTGTCTATGGCGGGCTCAAGGTTACTTTTTAG
- a CDS encoding cob(I)yrinic acid a,c-diamide adenosyltransferase, with amino-acid sequence MKGYVQVYTGDGKGKTTAALGLALRAAGAGLKVYIAQFVKGMEYSELKALKNLSDSIVVRQYGRDCFICRAPVEEDRKLAREGLKDVWDVMCSGQYQMIILDETNIATHFNLFSVDDLLDLIHGKPEDVELVITGRRADPRIIAEADLVTEMREIKHYYQKGVQAREGIEK; translated from the coding sequence ATGAAAGGGTATGTCCAGGTGTACACAGGGGATGGGAAAGGAAAGACGACAGCGGCGCTGGGTCTGGCGCTCCGTGCCGCCGGCGCTGGCCTCAAGGTATATATCGCTCAATTTGTCAAGGGAATGGAGTATAGCGAATTGAAGGCTCTGAAAAATCTCTCCGATTCTATTGTGGTAAGACAATACGGTCGGGATTGCTTTATCTGCAGGGCGCCGGTCGAAGAAGATAGAAAGCTTGCCCGGGAGGGGCTCAAAGATGTCTGGGATGTGATGTGCAGCGGTCAGTACCAGATGATCATCCTCGACGAGACCAATATTGCCACCCACTTCAATCTGTTTTCCGTGGACGATCTTCTGGACCTGATCCATGGTAAACCGGAAGATGTAGAACTGGTCATTACCGGCAGGAGGGCCGATCCACGGATTATCGCCGAGGCCGATCTGGTGACGGAGATGAGGGAGATCAAGCATTACTATCAGAAGGGCGTCCAGGCAAGGGAGGGGATCGAGAAGTAG
- a CDS encoding diphthine--ammonia ligase, with amino-acid sequence MEKVVKLKAFVSWSGGKDGALSYYRAMKNFQITHLLNMIAEDGEVSRSHGIRTRILQLQGEAIGLPVVQVRSSWESYETEFKKTISSLKEKGVEVGIFGDIDLEEHREWVERVSKESGISAVLPLWGEKKRENLIQELIETGFETIIVATRKDLLGQEWLGRRIDHDFVREISKIRGVDISGENGEYHTFVVSGPIFKKRLKILKSEKITREEHCFLDISACELAEIVTGEKKIFDKT; translated from the coding sequence ATGGAGAAGGTTGTAAAATTAAAGGCTTTTGTTTCCTGGAGCGGTGGTAAGGATGGGGCCCTTTCTTACTACAGGGCAATGAAGAATTTCCAGATTACCCACCTCTTGAATATGATAGCTGAAGATGGCGAGGTTTCCCGATCTCACGGCATCAGAACAAGAATCTTGCAGCTCCAGGGGGAGGCGATAGGTCTTCCTGTTGTTCAGGTGAGGAGTTCATGGGAAAGCTATGAGACAGAATTTAAGAAGACCATCTCCTCTTTGAAAGAGAAAGGGGTTGAGGTGGGTATTTTTGGAGACATTGACCTCGAAGAGCATAGAGAATGGGTGGAAAGGGTCAGTAAGGAATCAGGGATAAGCGCTGTCTTACCCCTGTGGGGTGAAAAGAAAAGGGAGAATCTGATACAGGAATTGATAGAAACCGGGTTTGAAACCATTATTGTAGCTACCAGAAAGGATCTGCTGGGGCAGGAATGGCTTGGACGCAGGATTGATCATGATTTTGTCAGAGAGATCTCAAAGATCAGGGGCGTTGATATCTCTGGCGAGAACGGAGAATACCATACCTTCGTGGTATCGGGCCCCATATTCAAGAAAAGATTAAAGATCCTGAAGTCTGAAAAGATTACGCGGGAGGAGCATTGTTTTCTTGATATATCGGCATGTGAATTGGCAGAAATAGTAACCGGTGAGAAAAAGATTTTTGACAAGACATGA
- the cobD gene encoding threonine-phosphate decarboxylase CobD — protein MGHHVYLVPLDGRSLHGDPVGNTKMKNAHGGNVSEISRRYGIDEGKIIDFSANINPLGYPPAVRETIVRETDSLLNYPDDDSFDLVSGLSEYHGVGRDNILVGNGSTEFIYWIPIVFKPRKALIVTPAFSEYEKALKMVGAEVAYFPTEAREGFSVAIADLCSRLLRDGFDIVYFCNPANPTGLLTPKDELCQVVACASDVGTLFLADEAFIDFVEEESVKREILRFPNLIVMRSMTKFFGIPGLRIGYMMAGASCIAKIRENKPPWTVSSLGQRAAAKAILDGDYIKDTREYITTERGFLRDALDEIPGLKTCESAANFILVHMAKRIGLNSTELRDRLVQEGVLVRDCSTFQGLGTRYFRVAVKRHEENIVLIEKLREIIG, from the coding sequence ATGGGCCATCATGTTTACCTCGTCCCTCTTGATGGCCGTTCTCTGCACGGTGATCCTGTGGGTAATACAAAGATGAAGAACGCGCATGGCGGCAATGTCAGTGAAATTTCCAGAAGATATGGGATCGATGAGGGCAAGATCATTGATTTCAGCGCCAACATAAATCCACTGGGCTATCCGCCCGCAGTGCGGGAAACGATAGTAAGAGAAACCGATTCCCTTTTGAACTATCCCGATGACGATTCCTTTGATCTCGTCTCAGGATTGTCGGAATACCATGGTGTCGGTCGTGACAACATCTTGGTGGGGAACGGTTCGACGGAATTTATCTACTGGATACCCATCGTATTCAAACCCAGAAAGGCCTTAATCGTTACTCCTGCCTTCAGTGAGTATGAAAAGGCCCTCAAGATGGTCGGTGCGGAGGTAGCGTACTTCCCCACAGAGGCGAGGGAAGGTTTTTCTGTGGCAATTGCCGATCTTTGCTCCCGGTTGTTGAGAGATGGTTTTGACATAGTCTATTTCTGCAATCCGGCAAACCCCACCGGTCTTCTCACTCCTAAGGATGAACTCTGTCAGGTCGTAGCATGCGCGAGCGACGTGGGGACGTTGTTCTTAGCCGATGAGGCCTTTATAGATTTTGTAGAGGAGGAATCTGTCAAGAGAGAGATCCTCAGGTTTCCCAACCTGATAGTCATGAGGTCAATGACCAAGTTTTTTGGCATTCCGGGGCTTCGGATCGGTTATATGATGGCCGGAGCGTCGTGTATCGCAAAAATCAGGGAGAATAAACCGCCATGGACGGTTAGCTCCCTGGGACAGAGGGCAGCGGCAAAGGCCATTCTCGATGGGGATTATATAAAGGATACAAGGGAATATATAACAACGGAAAGGGGATTTTTGAGAGATGCATTGGACGAAATCCCCGGTTTGAAAACCTGTGAGAGCGCAGCCAACTTTATCCTCGTCCACATGGCCAAGCGGATCGGCTTAAACTCCACAGAGCTTAGAGACCGACTGGTTCAAGAGGGCGTACTGGTAAGGGATTGCAGTACCTTCCAGGGCCTTGGGACCCGTTACTTCCGGGTAGCTGTAAAGAGACACGAAGAGAATATCGTCTTGATCGAAAAGTTAAGAGAGATTATAGGATGA
- a CDS encoding asparagine synthase-related protein produces the protein MRKNVRVRRRRSRSGMCFRDESLLFSELKKRFAEAVNRRRAEGLLFSGGLDSALVAAQAKDCRAISVGLESYGEDGYYADTVAKFLKLEHYHKTVKIEEAIATIPEVIGILKSFDPAIPNDVPVYLGLKLARELGIRSMMTGDGSDEIFVGYDFMREMKNLEQYMSRMHSAMQFSANKIGDTFAIDIRQPFLDKEFMKFSQGIGLDFKIKRDKGQTWGKWILRRAFAGVLPEEILWQSKRPLEYGSGMAEMRKVVESRVSDEEFEEGKRRFPIRFWNKEHFYYYRIYREVVGEIPAPQKGEKICGCCGTGMDQRAFHCHVCGDVTEWRRL, from the coding sequence ATGAGGAAGAATGTGAGGGTAAGGAGAAGGAGATCGAGAAGTGGTATGTGTTTCAGGGATGAAAGTCTTCTTTTTTCTGAGTTGAAAAAGAGGTTTGCAGAGGCAGTGAACAGGAGAAGGGCTGAAGGTCTGCTCTTTTCCGGGGGGCTGGATTCTGCCCTTGTGGCCGCCCAGGCAAAGGATTGCCGGGCCATCTCGGTCGGTCTTGAGTCGTACGGGGAAGATGGATATTATGCCGATACTGTAGCGAAGTTTCTCAAACTTGAACATTATCACAAAACTGTAAAGATTGAGGAGGCGATCGCCACAATTCCAGAGGTTATAGGAATACTCAAAAGCTTTGATCCTGCTATTCCAAACGACGTGCCTGTCTACCTCGGCCTGAAGTTAGCGAGAGAATTAGGAATCAGGAGCATGATGACAGGTGACGGGAGTGATGAAATTTTTGTGGGTTATGATTTCATGCGGGAGATGAAAAACCTGGAACAATATATGTCCCGAATGCATTCTGCCATGCAATTCAGTGCGAATAAAATTGGAGACACCTTTGCTATTGACATCAGACAACCCTTTCTGGATAAAGAGTTTATGAAATTCAGCCAGGGGATAGGTCTGGATTTTAAGATCAAAAGAGATAAAGGACAGACATGGGGAAAGTGGATACTCAGGAGGGCCTTTGCAGGCGTCCTGCCGGAAGAAATACTCTGGCAGAGTAAAAGGCCTCTGGAATACGGCTCCGGCATGGCGGAGATGAGAAAGGTTGTGGAATCAAGGGTGTCGGATGAAGAGTTTGAAGAGGGGAAGAGGAGATTCCCCATAAGATTTTGGAATAAGGAACATTTCTATTACTACCGCATATACCGTGAAGTGGTAGGGGAAATTCCCGCCCCCCAAAAAGGGGAAAAAATATGCGGCTGTTGCGGTACAGGAATGGATCAGAGGGCATTTCACTGCCATGTGTGTGGAGATGTAACAGAATGGAGAAGGTTGTAA
- the cbiB gene encoding adenosylcobinamide-phosphate synthase CbiB has translation MTAEVFIGAYIIDIIVGDPRWFPHPVAIIGRWTRFVEGKIRARATRASEKKGGIVLWFSVVIPTFLIAYGITEVSFSIGHLFGMIIIALLASLTLATRSLYEESRVVIDALTSGDMEAARKDISMIVGRDTANLDEAGILRAVIETVSENLSDGIVAPMFYLALGGVPLAMTYKAVNTLDSMVGYKDAKYMDIGCFSAKMDDVLNWIPARITGFIIVIASLILRFDWHSSWRIMRRDGRNHTSPNSDIPEAAVAGALGIQLGGKISYFGKITYKPTIGDRRKEMDKKDVKNAWAIMFTSSLLMAVLCTVILWVIQR, from the coding sequence ATGACAGCAGAAGTCTTTATTGGCGCTTACATCATTGACATCATCGTCGGCGATCCTCGCTGGTTCCCTCATCCTGTGGCCATTATCGGGAGGTGGACGAGGTTCGTCGAGGGGAAGATCCGTGCTCGCGCCACCCGTGCCTCAGAAAAGAAAGGGGGGATAGTTCTATGGTTTTCCGTCGTTATCCCCACTTTCCTCATTGCCTATGGGATAACGGAAGTGTCTTTCTCCATAGGCCATTTGTTCGGTATGATTATAATAGCTTTACTCGCCTCCCTGACACTCGCAACAAGGTCTCTCTATGAGGAAAGCAGGGTTGTTATAGACGCCCTGACAAGTGGGGATATGGAAGCGGCAAGAAAGGACATCTCCATGATTGTGGGTAGGGATACCGCCAATCTCGATGAGGCTGGGATTTTGCGGGCTGTTATTGAGACGGTGTCAGAAAACCTCTCGGACGGTATTGTGGCTCCCATGTTCTACCTGGCTCTCGGCGGGGTTCCCCTCGCCATGACCTATAAGGCAGTCAATACCCTCGACTCCATGGTAGGATATAAAGACGCTAAGTACATGGACATTGGCTGTTTTTCCGCAAAGATGGACGATGTTCTTAATTGGATACCGGCAAGGATTACCGGATTTATTATAGTAATAGCCTCTCTTATCTTGAGGTTCGACTGGCACAGTTCCTGGAGGATTATGCGGAGGGACGGCAGGAACCACACAAGCCCCAACAGCGACATACCGGAAGCGGCAGTGGCCGGGGCTCTTGGCATACAGTTAGGCGGCAAAATCAGTTACTTCGGAAAGATTACCTACAAGCCCACTATTGGTGACAGACGGAAGGAAATGGATAAAAAAGATGTAAAGAACGCATGGGCCATCATGTTTACCTCGTCCCTCTTGATGGCCGTTCTCTGCACGGTGATCCTGTGGGTAATACAAAGATGA
- a CDS encoding iron chelate uptake ABC transporter family permease subunit: MRKSILSRIIKINLLLAAVFLAVVLVSLLVGTAKIEVIGSLKGLLYGWHEGFTGLTPAEKTIIFSIRLPRIIFAGIVGAALSTAGVVFQALLRNPLADPYILGISGGSAVGAIIGIVIGVGFLPFSIPALALLGAVLTVVLVFAIGRTNPNTLLLAGVIVNAFFSAIIMFLISMSTSAELHNITFWLMGDLSLATAGEIILTGIFLIIGFAIIYLEAGPLNLIVTGEETAMQLGVNVERTKIWLFLAASLITGLAVSFSGIIGFVGLIIPHIMRMLVGSDHRLLLPASLLFGASFLIVADTIARTVIPHTELPVGVITAMCGAPYFIYLLRRRTD, encoded by the coding sequence ATGAGAAAATCAATTCTATCCCGGATAATTAAGATTAACCTTTTGCTGGCTGCGGTTTTTCTTGCTGTTGTTCTTGTATCTTTGCTTGTTGGAACAGCTAAGATCGAGGTTATCGGGAGCCTCAAGGGACTCCTGTATGGATGGCATGAAGGTTTTACCGGATTGACGCCCGCAGAAAAGACTATCATCTTTTCGATTCGTTTGCCCAGGATCATCTTTGCCGGTATCGTTGGCGCTGCCCTTTCCACTGCCGGTGTTGTCTTTCAAGCCCTCCTGCGCAATCCTCTGGCGGACCCTTACATTCTCGGGATATCCGGAGGTTCGGCTGTGGGAGCCATTATTGGTATTGTTATCGGCGTAGGTTTTCTTCCATTCAGTATCCCGGCGTTGGCCCTTCTGGGTGCCGTCCTTACCGTTGTCCTCGTTTTTGCCATCGGAAGAACGAATCCAAATACCCTTCTCCTTGCAGGCGTTATCGTCAATGCCTTCTTTTCGGCGATCATCATGTTTCTCATTTCCATGAGCACCAGCGCTGAGTTGCATAATATAACGTTCTGGTTAATGGGGGATTTGAGTCTCGCAACTGCCGGCGAGATTATTCTGACAGGCATCTTTCTGATCATCGGGTTTGCCATTATCTATCTTGAGGCAGGGCCCCTGAACTTGATTGTCACCGGCGAGGAAACGGCCATGCAGTTGGGGGTAAATGTGGAAAGGACAAAAATATGGCTCTTTCTTGCCGCTTCCCTGATAACCGGGTTAGCCGTCTCCTTCAGTGGAATTATAGGCTTCGTAGGGCTTATTATCCCGCACATTATGAGGATGCTCGTTGGTTCCGATCACAGGCTGTTGCTGCCCGCCTCTCTTCTCTTCGGGGCATCCTTCCTGATCGTAGCCGATACCATTGCCAGAACGGTGATCCCCCATACAGAATTGCCGGTGGGGGTTATTACCGCTATGTGTGGCGCCCCGTATTTTATTTACCTCCTCCGCAGGAGGACTGATTGA